A window from Branchiostoma lanceolatum isolate klBraLanc5 chromosome 9, klBraLanc5.hap2, whole genome shotgun sequence encodes these proteins:
- the LOC136441552 gene encoding crystallin J1A-like: protein MTCKILRLSSRYLTISSIRAKLSDSMATETSPAQEVSARAVAAVVGALVADAAAQGLHWVYDLEKLDAAVGGKDPEFHSPSACPFYTTDTGTNTAYGDQTFVVLESLAECKGLDVNDLKQRFYKYFGPGTAFDTGDQKTRPIKGPWRNGSIKAFLAAMEAKKENTGSDTDTQADGAAKVAPLVALYVGQPDMLAKVEAAVKVTQNHPVALSAALANARMLEAFILHGKQEGVVEALMEELGKGQSVTGQDETVLKQMADVQEQKPLGKPHREVVNKVFGSSCALPKQFQAALHCVVTHTDYVSAVRATILAGGDNASRAGFVGACFGALGGLDGIPAEWKDKCARYQTVLNLAQKLTAARET from the exons ATGACTTGCAAGATTCTTCGTTTATCCTCCAGATACCTGACCATCTCTTCCATTCGAGCCAAGTTGTCAGATAGCATGGCCACAGAGACGAGCCCAGCTCAGGAGGTATCCGCCCGTGCCGTGGCGGCGGTGGTGGGGGCCCTGGTAGCCGATGCCGCTG CACAAGGTCTACACTGGGTGTATGACCTGGAGAAGCTGGATGCAGCAGTTGGAGGGAAGGACCCAGAGTTCCACTCCCCCTCAGCCTGCCCCTTCTACACCACCGACACAGGAACTAACACTGCCTACGGGGACCAGACCTTTGTAGTGCTGGAGTCTCTGGCTGAGTGCAAAG GGTTGGATGTCAATGACTTAAAGCAGAGATTTTACAAGTACTTTGGACCAGGCACTGCTTTTGACACAG GAGATCAAAAGACCCGTCCTATCAAAGGGCCCTGGAGGAATGGCAGCATCAAAGCCTTCCTAGCAGCCATGGAGGCCAAGAAGGAAAACACTG GGTCTGACACAGATACACAAGCTGATGGTGCTGCCAAGGTTGCCCCTCTGGTCGCACTGTACGTAGGACAACCTGACATGCTGGCAAAAGTAGAGGCTGCAGTCAAAGTCACACAGAACCACCCGGTTGCACTGTCTGCTGCTCTTGCTAATGCCAG GATGTTGGAAGCCTTTATTTTGCATGGAAAGCAGGAGGGAGTGGTAGAAGCCTTGATGGAAGAGCTTGGGAAGGGGCAGAGCGTCACTGGTCAGGATGAGACTGTTTTAAAGCAAATGGCGGACGTTCAGGAACAAAAACCGCTGGGAAAACCACACAGGGAGGTTGTCAACAAGGTCTTCGGAAGTAGCTGTG CCCTGCCCAAGCAGTTCCAGGCAGCCCTCCACTGTGTAGTGACCCACACAGACTACGTGTCTGCAGTGCGAGCAACTATCTTAGCAGGTGGGGACAACGCCAGCCGGGCTGGCTTTGTTGGAGCTTGCTTTGGTGCCTTG GGTGGTTTGGACGGCATCCCTGCTGAGTGGAAGGACAAGTGTGCCCGGTACCAGACTGTGCTGAACTTGGCACAGAAGCTAACTGCAGCTCGAGAAACCTAG